From Granulicella sp. WH15, the proteins below share one genomic window:
- a CDS encoding cytochrome P450: protein MESRPLPGLRFSLPFYSFKPWVKMGDPIRLFVHLKKTFGNVAHYKFMGTPIVFINEPDYIREILVTQASAFVKERTVRRMKLLLGEGLITSDDPIHIRQRRIAAPAFHRQRIAAYADQIVAIAAHQRDRWQPGATFDIAASSMALSLEIVARTLFDTEVDADIRSINDEVNAIMALYNFIVAFPKIEQFMFLPVPGIVKFRRSKRRLDAVVERLIREHREYSAQATAEGREPDRGDLLSMLLSSRDELLDDNGNPTGESVGMSDSQVRDEVLTIFLAGYETVANALTWTWYLLSQNPEAEAKMHAELDAVLGTGDAQRLPTLADYPQLRYTEQVFAESMRLYPPAWAMGRMSTREITLGPYTIPAGAHVFFSQYLMGRDPDHFPDPERFDPDRFTPEAKAARHKYAYFPFGGGSRQCIGESFAWMEGTLSLAVIAQRWRLRFVPTYPVEVQPKITLRPKYPMMMQATQR from the coding sequence ATGGAATCCCGCCCACTCCCCGGCCTGCGCTTCTCTCTGCCCTTCTACAGCTTCAAGCCCTGGGTCAAGATGGGCGACCCCATCCGCCTCTTCGTCCACCTGAAGAAGACCTTCGGCAACGTCGCCCACTACAAGTTCATGGGCACGCCCATCGTCTTCATCAACGAGCCGGATTACATCCGCGAGATTCTCGTCACGCAGGCCTCCGCCTTCGTCAAGGAGCGGACGGTGCGCCGGATGAAGCTGCTCCTCGGCGAAGGCCTCATCACCTCCGACGACCCCATCCACATCCGCCAGCGCCGCATCGCCGCCCCAGCCTTCCACCGCCAACGCATCGCCGCCTACGCCGACCAGATCGTCGCCATCGCCGCCCACCAGCGCGACCGCTGGCAGCCCGGCGCGACCTTCGACATCGCCGCCTCCAGCATGGCGCTCTCGCTCGAGATCGTCGCCCGCACCCTCTTTGATACCGAGGTCGATGCCGACATCCGCAGCATCAACGACGAAGTCAACGCCATCATGGCGCTGTACAACTTCATCGTCGCCTTCCCGAAGATCGAGCAGTTCATGTTCCTGCCGGTCCCCGGCATCGTCAAGTTCCGCCGCTCGAAGAGGCGTCTGGACGCGGTCGTCGAACGCCTGATCCGAGAGCACCGCGAGTACTCCGCGCAGGCCACGGCCGAGGGCCGAGAACCCGACCGCGGCGACCTGCTCTCGATGCTCCTGAGCAGCCGCGACGAGCTGCTGGACGACAACGGCAACCCCACTGGCGAGTCCGTCGGGATGTCCGACAGCCAGGTGCGCGACGAGGTGCTGACGATCTTCCTCGCCGGGTACGAGACCGTCGCCAACGCGCTGACCTGGACATGGTACCTGCTTTCGCAGAACCCCGAAGCCGAGGCGAAGATGCACGCCGAGCTGGACGCCGTGCTGGGCACCGGCGACGCCCAGCGCCTGCCCACGCTGGCCGACTACCCTCAGCTCCGCTACACCGAGCAGGTCTTCGCCGAGTCCATGCGGCTCTACCCGCCAGCCTGGGCGATGGGCCGCATGTCCACCCGCGAGATCACGCTCGGCCCCTATACGATCCCCGCCGGGGCGCACGTCTTCTTCTCCCAGTACCTCATGGGCCGCGACCCCGACCACTTCCCCGATCCCGAGCGCTTCGACCCGGATCGCTTCACCCCCGAGGCCAAGGCCGCGCGGCACAAGTACGCGTACTTCCCCTTCGGCGGCGGCTCGCGCCAGTGCATCGGCGAATCCTTCGCCTGGATGGAGGGCACGCTCTCGCTGGCCGTCATCGCGCAACGCTGGCGGCTGCGCTTCGTCCCCACCTACCCGGTCGAGGTGCAGCCCAAGATTACCCTCCGCCCCAAGTATCCAATGATGATGCAAGCCACCCAACGCTGA
- the tmk gene encoding dTMP kinase, translated as MSRGTFITFEGLDGSGKTTQLNRLAAHLRAQGRDVVTLRQPGGTALGDRIRGILLDSRSEASTGAIAPIAELALMFADRAQAIAEVISPALETNKIVLCDRFTDSSEAYQGGGRQLGSEQVLAIHQAVCGGLLPDLTILLLPDLAASLARARRRNQRHVQQAGTDENRFEREGDVFYQRVYHAYEEIAAREPHRVEAIRDDASIEAIEARIRGIVEARIEN; from the coding sequence ATGTCCCGGGGCACATTCATCACATTCGAGGGTCTCGACGGCTCCGGCAAAACCACCCAGCTCAACCGCCTAGCCGCCCACCTCCGCGCCCAGGGCCGAGACGTCGTCACCCTCCGCCAGCCCGGCGGAACCGCCCTTGGCGACCGCATCCGCGGCATCCTGCTCGACTCCCGCTCCGAAGCCTCCACCGGCGCCATCGCCCCCATCGCCGAGCTGGCCCTCATGTTCGCCGACCGCGCCCAGGCCATCGCTGAAGTAATCTCCCCGGCTCTCGAAACAAACAAGATCGTCCTCTGCGACCGCTTCACCGACTCCTCCGAGGCCTACCAGGGCGGCGGCCGCCAGCTCGGTAGCGAACAGGTCCTGGCCATCCACCAAGCCGTCTGCGGCGGTCTCCTGCCCGACCTGACGATCCTGCTCCTACCCGACCTCGCTGCCTCACTCGCCCGCGCCCGCCGCCGCAACCAGCGCCACGTCCAGCAGGCGGGCACCGACGAGAACCGCTTCGAGCGTGAGGGCGACGTCTTCTACCAGCGCGTCTACCATGCCTACGAGGAGATCGCCGCCCGCGAGCCTCACCGCGTCGAGGCCATCCGCGACGATGCCTCCATCGAGGCTATCGAAGCTCGTATACGCGGCATCGTCGAAGCCCGCATCGAGAACTGA
- the lpxD gene encoding UDP-3-O-(3-hydroxymyristoyl)glucosamine N-acyltransferase, translating into MVDPTAKLGLNIHIGPYVVVDKYVAIGDDATILAHTVIYPGARIGHRFFAHAHAVVREHCILGDDVILQNGAIVGADGFGFAKKPDGDWHKIVQSGTTVLEDAVEIQANACIDRASVGETRIQRGARVDNLVQVGHGSSVGPNTLLCAQVGLAGSTQIGRNVILAGQVGVAGHCTIGDGVIATAQSGIPNDVPAGKMVSGYPAIDNRQWLRSVALFNRLPELLRRRRSPEPEE; encoded by the coding sequence GTGGTCGATCCCACAGCAAAGCTCGGGTTAAACATTCATATTGGTCCTTATGTCGTTGTAGATAAATATGTTGCAATCGGAGACGACGCCACCATCCTGGCCCACACTGTTATCTACCCCGGAGCCCGGATCGGCCATCGATTCTTCGCCCACGCCCACGCCGTCGTCCGCGAGCACTGCATCCTCGGCGACGACGTCATCCTCCAGAACGGGGCCATCGTGGGCGCGGATGGCTTCGGCTTCGCGAAAAAACCCGACGGCGACTGGCACAAGATCGTCCAGTCCGGCACCACCGTCCTCGAAGACGCCGTCGAGATCCAGGCCAACGCCTGCATCGACCGCGCCTCGGTCGGCGAGACCCGCATCCAGCGCGGAGCACGCGTCGACAACCTCGTCCAGGTCGGCCACGGCTCCAGCGTCGGCCCCAACACCCTGCTCTGTGCCCAGGTCGGCCTCGCCGGATCGACCCAGATCGGCCGCAACGTCATCCTGGCCGGACAGGTCGGCGTCGCCGGACACTGCACCATCGGCGACGGCGTCATCGCCACCGCGCAGAGCGGCATCCCCAACGACGTACCCGCAGGCAAGATGGTCAGCGGCTATCCCGCCATCGACAACCGTCAGTGGCTTCGCTCGGTGGCTCTCTTCAACCGCTTGCCCGAGCTGCTCCGCCGCCGCCGTTCGCCGGAGCCGGAAGAGTAG
- a CDS encoding LpxD N-terminal domain-containing protein, producing the protein MKLSELADRLGATLTGDPHLEITGVAGIEQAQPGQVTFVANRKYAPLARTTQASAVLVEPAFAEIPTATLRLADPYLAFARAIELFYAPPAYPTGIHPPPWSIPQQSSG; encoded by the coding sequence ATGAAGCTCTCCGAACTGGCCGACCGTCTTGGAGCCACCCTGACCGGCGATCCTCACCTTGAGATCACCGGCGTCGCCGGGATCGAGCAGGCCCAGCCCGGCCAAGTGACCTTCGTCGCCAACCGCAAGTACGCCCCGCTGGCCCGCACCACCCAGGCCTCCGCCGTTCTGGTCGAACCAGCCTTCGCCGAGATCCCCACGGCCACGCTCCGCCTCGCCGATCCCTACCTGGCCTTCGCCCGGGCCATCGAGTTGTTCTACGCCCCGCCCGCCTACCCCACCGGTATCCACCCACCGCCGTGGTCGATCCCACAGCAAAGCTCGGGTTAA
- a CDS encoding CCA tRNA nucleotidyltransferase: MADYIYLLENRLSLAQRAAIELVREIARVKGFTVFLVGGAVRDLTTGSPVRDLDLAVQGNAIKLKKDIEKVGGVISGESEASQALFVRFPGSVRMEIGSTLSASYPKPGKPVYKPSTIQEDLRRRDFTANAMALSLNVGSYGLLMDPLNGVADIENRELRLVSNYGFIEDPVRMIRAARLMARLGWQLEEKTAARYETGKQEDYISVLSEFARGYETEEIFHEEDPLRVLRRLEAEGWMKHLSPSWSSAKVNVAELEKLRELQTQLQMQGIYPDAAAANFPLLTAKLQASELKALKQSFVRQGFVAEVEALEGEAKEFAAQLGSKAAATPSLAWKMIVAARPDVVLWAAYATKSGAVQAKFKSFLGEWGQARQRIPYTLLQEMRIVPELPGYDELIETLFFQLMDGNLATTEEMKAFLEPYSPPAPPPPVNLRRLRAAAKKEAKTAKGRGRKAAVDLLDDEDENEDEPDDDLDDSDAPDVDVQDEDELEADTESEEDVDVPPPPRAAAKPAPAKVAAPAKAAATKPVVAVVPKAVAPAKPAAAPQKAAAPVKTVAVVAKKVEAKPVVKAAPAKAAPVAAKKAAPKKAAPVKKPVVVAKKAVPAKKAAPAPAKVVKKAVVTKAATKVVAKPVVKKAVPAKKVVTKKAAAPVKKKR, translated from the coding sequence ATGGCCGATTACATCTACCTATTGGAAAATCGTCTTTCCTTAGCGCAGCGGGCAGCGATTGAACTGGTACGCGAGATCGCACGGGTAAAGGGCTTTACCGTGTTTCTGGTGGGGGGCGCGGTACGCGACCTTACCACTGGCTCGCCGGTGCGCGACCTTGATCTGGCAGTTCAGGGAAATGCCATCAAGTTGAAGAAAGATATAGAGAAAGTCGGCGGCGTCATCTCCGGCGAGTCGGAGGCCAGCCAGGCGCTCTTTGTGCGCTTCCCGGGCAGCGTTCGGATGGAGATTGGCAGCACGCTCTCGGCCAGCTATCCCAAGCCGGGTAAGCCCGTGTACAAGCCCTCGACGATCCAGGAAGACCTGCGGCGGCGTGACTTTACCGCAAATGCGATGGCTCTTTCGCTCAATGTGGGCTCCTATGGGCTGCTGATGGACCCGCTGAATGGCGTGGCGGATATCGAAAACCGCGAGTTGCGGCTGGTGAGCAACTACGGGTTTATCGAGGACCCGGTGCGGATGATCCGGGCGGCGCGGCTGATGGCCCGGCTGGGCTGGCAGTTGGAGGAGAAGACTGCGGCACGGTACGAGACCGGCAAGCAGGAGGATTACATCTCCGTGCTGAGCGAGTTTGCGCGCGGGTACGAGACCGAAGAGATCTTCCACGAGGAAGACCCGCTACGGGTGCTGCGACGGCTGGAGGCGGAGGGGTGGATGAAGCACCTGTCGCCTAGCTGGAGCTCGGCCAAGGTGAACGTGGCGGAGCTGGAGAAGCTGCGCGAGCTGCAGACGCAGTTGCAGATGCAGGGGATCTATCCGGATGCAGCGGCGGCGAACTTCCCGTTGCTGACGGCGAAGTTGCAGGCGAGCGAACTGAAGGCCCTGAAGCAGAGCTTTGTGCGGCAGGGGTTTGTGGCTGAGGTCGAGGCCCTGGAGGGCGAGGCTAAGGAGTTTGCCGCGCAGCTCGGGTCGAAGGCTGCGGCGACGCCCTCGCTGGCCTGGAAGATGATTGTGGCGGCGCGTCCGGATGTGGTGCTCTGGGCGGCTTATGCAACCAAGAGCGGAGCCGTGCAGGCCAAATTCAAGAGCTTCCTGGGTGAGTGGGGACAGGCGCGGCAGAGGATTCCTTACACGCTGTTGCAGGAGATGAGGATTGTCCCCGAGTTGCCGGGCTACGATGAGCTGATCGAAACGCTGTTCTTCCAACTGATGGATGGCAACCTGGCGACGACGGAGGAGATGAAGGCGTTTCTGGAGCCGTACTCGCCGCCTGCACCGCCTCCGCCTGTGAATCTGCGCCGTCTGCGCGCTGCCGCGAAGAAAGAGGCCAAGACGGCTAAGGGCCGGGGCCGGAAGGCTGCGGTGGACCTGCTGGACGATGAGGATGAGAACGAAGACGAGCCGGACGACGATCTCGATGACTCGGATGCGCCGGACGTCGACGTGCAGGATGAGGACGAGTTGGAGGCCGATACGGAGTCTGAGGAGGATGTGGATGTGCCGCCTCCGCCGCGTGCGGCTGCGAAGCCCGCTCCTGCCAAGGTAGCGGCTCCCGCCAAGGCTGCGGCGACCAAGCCGGTAGTAGCTGTGGTGCCTAAGGCTGTGGCTCCAGCGAAACCTGCTGCGGCTCCCCAGAAGGCGGCTGCGCCGGTGAAGACGGTGGCTGTGGTGGCGAAGAAGGTGGAGGCCAAGCCTGTTGTGAAGGCGGCTCCTGCTAAGGCTGCTCCGGTGGCGGCGAAGAAGGCAGCTCCGAAGAAGGCCGCACCGGTGAAGAAGCCGGTTGTGGTGGCTAAGAAGGCTGTGCCCGCGAAGAAGGCGGCTCCGGCCCCGGCGAAGGTCGTCAAGAAGGCTGTCGTGACGAAGGCGGCGACCAAGGTTGTGGCTAAGCCGGTGGTGAAGAAGGCTGTTCCGGCGAAGAAGGTCGTGACCAAGAAGGCCGCTGCTCCGGTGAAGAAGAAGCGGTAG
- a CDS encoding SET domain-containing protein-lysine N-methyltransferase has translation MIRSSAIHAAGCYTLDPVAKGQRIVEYDGPRMAKEVADARYANRFVTYLFGVGEDDMVIDGFGAAMFMNHCCSPNCETEEVNDRIYVVALRNISAGEELTYEYNLYDSDEATQDCYCGAPNCRGTMFAQAEVERRNALARKKSAAKPPLIA, from the coding sequence TTGATCCGCTCCTCGGCCATCCACGCCGCTGGCTGCTACACCCTCGACCCCGTCGCCAAGGGCCAACGCATCGTCGAGTACGACGGCCCGCGCATGGCCAAAGAGGTCGCCGACGCCCGCTACGCCAACCGCTTCGTCACCTACCTCTTCGGCGTCGGCGAAGACGACATGGTCATCGACGGCTTCGGCGCGGCCATGTTCATGAACCACTGCTGCAGCCCCAACTGCGAGACCGAAGAGGTCAACGACCGCATCTACGTAGTCGCCCTGCGCAACATCTCCGCCGGAGAGGAGCTGACCTACGAGTACAACCTCTACGACTCCGACGAGGCCACGCAGGACTGCTACTGCGGTGCGCCCAACTGCCGTGGCACCATGTTCGCCCAGGCCGAGGTCGAGCGCCGCAACGCCCTGGCCCGCAAGAAATCCGCCGCCAAACCGCCGCTCATAGCCTAG
- a CDS encoding acetate/propionate family kinase, translating into MSMRILVVNSGSSSIKFSIFDSGAASEDAGLRCVFEGELTGIGGAEAQLEVEGKRSTVQAGSQVEAIRLVFDTVAEPVDAVGYRVVHPGPHLEDHQRVTPEVLEALEAATAFAPLHDPEAVKVIREGLARFPQVGHYACFDTVFHRTMPEEATTYALPESVRAEGVHRYGFHGLSCESIVRQMQVAGPLPRRMAIAHLGSGCSVTAVVDGRSVDTTMGLTPTGGVVMGTRPGDLDPGLMLYLLRRQQGDKDAAIAAVEAMVNHNSGMVALSGMANDMRAVRKAAAAGDVRAQLAVKVFTRSVTKAIAGFCWTLGGLDAIVFAGGIGEHDALTRTEVLAGLESQGVAINSSLNDSKSDGAHSISASDSHTLVLVVPAQEDRMIAMHVSRMDAIQR; encoded by the coding sequence ATGTCGATGCGGATTCTGGTGGTGAATAGCGGCTCTTCTTCGATCAAGTTTTCGATCTTCGACTCGGGTGCGGCGAGTGAAGATGCGGGGCTGAGGTGCGTCTTTGAAGGCGAGCTGACCGGGATCGGCGGGGCCGAGGCGCAGCTTGAGGTGGAGGGCAAGCGATCGACGGTGCAGGCCGGGAGCCAGGTGGAGGCGATTCGGCTGGTGTTTGATACGGTGGCCGAGCCGGTGGATGCGGTGGGGTATCGAGTGGTGCATCCGGGGCCGCATCTGGAGGATCATCAGCGGGTTACGCCGGAGGTACTGGAGGCTCTCGAAGCGGCTACAGCGTTTGCTCCATTGCACGATCCAGAGGCGGTGAAGGTAATCCGCGAGGGGCTGGCGCGGTTCCCGCAGGTGGGGCACTATGCTTGCTTCGACACAGTCTTCCATCGCACTATGCCCGAGGAGGCGACGACGTACGCGCTGCCCGAGAGCGTGCGGGCCGAGGGCGTGCATCGGTATGGATTTCATGGGCTTAGTTGCGAGTCGATTGTGCGCCAGATGCAGGTGGCGGGACCGCTGCCGAGGCGCATGGCGATTGCCCATCTGGGCAGCGGGTGTAGCGTGACGGCGGTGGTGGATGGCCGCTCGGTGGACACGACGATGGGGCTGACGCCGACCGGAGGAGTGGTGATGGGGACGCGGCCGGGTGACCTCGATCCGGGGCTGATGCTCTACCTGCTGCGGCGGCAGCAGGGGGATAAGGACGCTGCCATCGCGGCTGTGGAGGCAATGGTGAACCACAACTCCGGCATGGTGGCTCTGAGCGGAATGGCGAACGATATGCGGGCCGTACGCAAGGCCGCTGCTGCGGGGGACGTCCGGGCTCAGTTGGCGGTGAAGGTCTTTACCCGCAGCGTGACCAAGGCTATTGCGGGCTTCTGCTGGACGCTGGGCGGGCTGGATGCGATTGTCTTCGCGGGCGGCATCGGGGAGCATGATGCGCTGACGAGGACCGAGGTGCTCGCGGGACTGGAGAGCCAGGGAGTTGCAATTAATTCTTCGCTAAATGATTCGAAGAGTGATGGGGCGCACAGCATTAGTGCATCAGATAGTCATACGTTAGTCCTTGTCGTCCCGGCGCAGGAAGACCGCATGATCGCCATGCACGTGAGCCGCATGGACGCAATACAACGATAA
- a CDS encoding phosphoketolase family protein: MDRNTSVSLNPAPLNADELRRMNAYWRACNYLCAGMLYLRANPLLREPLKPEHIKSRLLGHWGSDPGQSFTWVHLNRLIKKYDLNLIFLSGPGHGAPATLSNSYLEGVYSEIYPDKSEDAEGMQKFFKQFSFPGGIGSHCTPETPGSIHEGGELGYSISHGFGAAFDNPDLIVTVVVGDGEAETGPLATSWHSNKFLNPVTDGAVLPILHLNGYKIANPTILARISSEELESLFHGYGWTPYVVEGDDPELMHQKMAGVLEFCVEEIRAIQEKARSAAAGSTPARPRWPMIILKTPKGWTCPKELDGHKLEGSWRAHQMPVLDASTNPERLKIVEQWLKSYKPEELFDEQGSLVPELKELPPVGTRRISGNPHANGGTLRKPLDMPDFREYAVKIETPGHEELSSTDRLGHFLCDVMRKNMTNFRVFGPDETASNKLDAIYPGSHGKAWMAETVPSDADGGWLATNGRVMEMLSEHTLEGWFEGYVLTGRHGFFSSYEAFVHIIDSMFNQHAKWLEKSKLELRWRAPISSINLLITSLVWRQDHNGFTHQDPGFLDLVTNKSPEITRVYLPPDANCLLSVADHCLRSTDYINVIVADKAPHLQYLDMDQAVKHCTKGIGIWDFASNDAGEEPDVVMACAGDIPTSESLAAVEILRERCPDLKIRFINVVDLFRLMPEHEHPHGLSEREFDSLFTKDKPVIFNFHAYASLIHKLTYRHTNHDNFHVRGYKEKGNINTPLELAILNQVDRFNISIDVIDRVPKLQAKAAHTKQWLQDQIIDSISYAHENGIDRQEIREWKWGAK; this comes from the coding sequence ATGGACCGCAACACCTCTGTTTCATTGAACCCGGCGCCGCTCAACGCAGACGAGTTGCGGCGCATGAATGCCTACTGGCGGGCCTGCAACTATCTGTGCGCCGGGATGCTTTACCTGCGGGCCAATCCTCTGTTGCGCGAGCCGCTGAAGCCGGAGCATATCAAGAGCAGACTGCTGGGGCACTGGGGATCGGACCCGGGCCAGAGCTTTACGTGGGTGCATCTGAACCGGCTCATCAAGAAGTACGACCTGAACCTGATCTTCCTCTCCGGCCCCGGGCATGGTGCTCCTGCGACGCTCTCGAACAGCTACCTGGAGGGTGTGTACTCGGAGATCTATCCCGATAAGAGCGAAGACGCGGAGGGGATGCAGAAGTTCTTCAAGCAGTTCTCGTTCCCGGGCGGGATCGGGAGCCACTGCACGCCGGAGACGCCCGGCTCTATCCACGAGGGCGGCGAACTGGGCTACAGCATCTCGCACGGGTTTGGCGCGGCGTTCGATAACCCCGACCTGATCGTGACGGTGGTGGTGGGCGATGGCGAGGCCGAGACCGGGCCGCTGGCTACGTCGTGGCACTCGAACAAGTTTCTCAATCCGGTGACCGATGGCGCGGTGCTGCCTATTTTGCACTTAAACGGTTACAAGATCGCAAACCCCACGATTCTAGCGCGTATTTCGTCCGAAGAGCTGGAGAGCCTCTTCCACGGATATGGCTGGACGCCATATGTAGTGGAGGGCGATGATCCTGAGCTGATGCACCAGAAGATGGCGGGCGTGCTGGAGTTCTGCGTGGAGGAGATCCGCGCGATTCAGGAGAAGGCGCGCAGCGCAGCGGCTGGGAGCACGCCGGCGCGTCCGCGCTGGCCGATGATTATTTTGAAGACGCCGAAGGGGTGGACGTGCCCGAAGGAGCTGGACGGGCACAAGCTCGAAGGCTCGTGGCGCGCACACCAGATGCCGGTTCTCGATGCCTCGACGAACCCGGAGCGGCTGAAGATCGTGGAGCAGTGGCTGAAGAGCTACAAGCCGGAGGAACTGTTCGATGAGCAGGGCTCGCTGGTTCCGGAGCTGAAGGAGCTGCCCCCGGTGGGGACGCGGCGCATCAGCGGTAATCCCCATGCCAATGGCGGAACGCTGCGCAAGCCGCTCGACATGCCGGACTTCCGCGAGTATGCCGTGAAGATTGAAACGCCTGGTCATGAGGAGCTTTCGTCAACCGATAGGCTGGGGCATTTTCTGTGCGATGTGATGCGGAAGAACATGACCAACTTCCGCGTCTTCGGGCCGGATGAGACTGCGTCGAACAAGCTGGACGCGATCTATCCGGGTAGTCACGGCAAGGCGTGGATGGCGGAGACGGTGCCTTCGGATGCGGATGGCGGATGGCTTGCGACTAATGGCCGCGTGATGGAGATGCTGAGCGAGCATACGCTCGAGGGCTGGTTCGAGGGCTATGTGCTGACGGGGCGGCATGGGTTCTTTTCGAGCTATGAGGCCTTCGTCCATATCATCGACTCGATGTTCAACCAGCACGCCAAGTGGCTCGAGAAGAGCAAGCTGGAGCTGCGCTGGAGGGCACCGATCTCGTCGATCAACCTGCTGATTACCTCGTTGGTATGGCGGCAGGATCATAACGGCTTTACCCATCAGGACCCGGGCTTCCTTGACCTGGTGACTAACAAGAGCCCGGAGATTACACGGGTGTATCTGCCGCCCGATGCGAACTGCCTGCTGAGCGTGGCCGACCACTGCCTGCGCAGCACGGACTACATCAACGTGATCGTCGCGGACAAGGCTCCGCACCTGCAGTATCTGGATATGGATCAGGCGGTGAAGCACTGCACCAAGGGCATCGGCATATGGGACTTCGCCAGCAACGACGCGGGCGAGGAGCCGGATGTGGTGATGGCTTGCGCGGGCGATATCCCGACCTCGGAGTCGTTGGCCGCGGTGGAGATTCTGCGCGAGCGCTGCCCCGATCTGAAGATACGCTTCATCAACGTGGTCGATCTCTTCCGGTTGATGCCGGAGCATGAGCATCCGCACGGGCTCTCCGAACGCGAGTTCGACAGCCTGTTCACGAAGGATAAGCCGGTGATCTTCAACTTCCATGCCTATGCTTCGTTGATTCACAAACTGACGTATAGGCATACGAATCATGACAACTTCCACGTGCGTGGGTATAAGGAGAAGGGCAACATCAACACGCCGCTGGAGCTGGCGATATTGAATCAGGTGGATCGGTTCAATATCTCGATCGACGTCATCGACCGTGTGCCGAAGCTACAGGCAAAGGCCGCTCATACCAAGCAGTGGCTGCAGGATCAGATCATCGACAGCATCAGCTACGCGCACGAGAACGGGATCGACAGGCAGGAGATTCGCGAGTGGAAGTGGGGAGCTAAATAG
- a CDS encoding divalent metal cation transporter: MKAVEAEPEEAGLLKRLGPGLVTGAADDDPSGIATYSQVGAQFGYALTWTMLFSLPLMIAIQEISGRIGCVTGRGIAENLRRHYSPWLVRTIVVLLLVANTINIGADLGAMGAAMRLLIGGDQRLYTVVFGVVCVLAEVFISYANYARTLKWLTVVLFAYVAVVFSVHLPWQQALSATFVPRIALNSAGAMALVAVLGTTISPYLFFWQSSLEVQERMRRGVEPGCLSPETAAPQLKRIRTDTMVGMCISNVIAVFIIYATAATLHAKGITTIQTSAQAAEALRPIAGPLTFVIFATGIIGTGLLAVPVLAGSSAYALAETFRWREGLDQKLEKAKWFYGAIAVSTLVGVALNFTKLDPVKALYWSAVVNGVLAAPVMAVIMLIAGNEQIMQELKLRGAIRVMGWLATLVMVVASVAFFVL; this comes from the coding sequence ATGAAAGCTGTAGAGGCCGAGCCGGAGGAGGCCGGTCTTCTGAAGCGGCTCGGACCGGGGCTTGTAACCGGCGCGGCGGATGATGATCCGAGCGGCATCGCTACCTATAGCCAGGTCGGCGCGCAGTTTGGCTACGCGCTGACCTGGACGATGCTGTTCAGTCTGCCGTTGATGATCGCGATTCAGGAGATCAGCGGCAGGATCGGCTGCGTGACGGGCCGGGGGATCGCCGAGAACCTGCGTCGGCATTACTCGCCGTGGCTGGTGCGGACGATCGTGGTATTGCTGCTGGTGGCCAATACCATCAACATCGGCGCGGACCTGGGCGCGATGGGTGCGGCGATGCGGCTGCTGATAGGCGGCGATCAACGGCTGTACACGGTGGTCTTCGGGGTAGTATGCGTGCTGGCTGAGGTCTTCATCAGCTATGCGAACTATGCGCGGACGCTGAAGTGGTTGACTGTCGTTCTGTTTGCGTATGTGGCAGTGGTCTTCAGCGTGCATCTGCCGTGGCAGCAGGCTCTAAGCGCAACGTTTGTGCCGCGCATTGCACTGAACTCCGCCGGTGCGATGGCGTTGGTGGCGGTGTTGGGAACTACAATCAGCCCTTACCTGTTCTTCTGGCAATCGTCGCTGGAGGTGCAGGAGAGAATGCGGCGTGGTGTTGAGCCGGGCTGCTTGTCGCCGGAGACTGCCGCGCCGCAGTTGAAGCGGATTCGGACCGACACCATGGTCGGCATGTGCATCTCGAATGTGATCGCGGTCTTCATCATCTATGCGACGGCTGCGACGCTGCATGCGAAGGGCATTACGACGATCCAGACCTCGGCGCAAGCGGCGGAGGCTTTACGGCCGATCGCCGGGCCGTTGACGTTTGTGATCTTTGCCACGGGGATTATCGGGACGGGACTGCTGGCTGTGCCGGTGCTCGCGGGATCGAGTGCTTACGCGCTGGCCGAGACCTTTCGCTGGAGGGAAGGGCTGGATCAGAAGCTCGAGAAAGCGAAGTGGTTCTATGGGGCGATTGCGGTATCGACGCTTGTTGGAGTGGCGCTGAACTTTACGAAGCTGGACCCGGTGAAGGCGCTCTACTGGAGCGCGGTGGTGAATGGAGTACTGGCTGCTCCAGTGATGGCGGTCATTATGTTGATCGCGGGGAACGAGCAGATTATGCAGGAGCTTAAGTTGCGTGGAGCGATTCGGGTGATGGGGTGGTTGGCCACGCTGGTGATGGTCGTGGCCAGCGTGGCCTTCTTTGTGTTGTAG